One Paenibacillus sp. FSL H7-0737 DNA segment encodes these proteins:
- a CDS encoding DUF6079 family protein, whose product MKYRDLIQFEPIKSVVVLKDTAEDHLAQRLVDTYVISDRMAEVIDDVIIEQLQFQRPIDHKGIMVVGNYGTGKSHLMSVIAAIAEFDGTSNFIHNEIIAEKAAREIEGKFKVLRVEFDGIQVSLSEVLYQEMTNYLQEIGVDYTMPNISTLISNKDEMKRMMAAFHEVYPDHGFLLVIDELLDYLRTRKEQELILDLGFLRAMGEICQTTRFRFMTGVQEMLFDNPKFQFVAAELRRVKERTVQAIIVREDIEFVVSQRLLRKDDRQKALIREHLLKFAPLYDKLGEQIEKHAALFPIHPAYLSAFENVRVVEKRVALTTISEEIEKLLDNDVPDNNPGVISYDNYWLYIQGDRTLRTDRDVREVLEKSDVLMDRIENGFPKAKASYKPMAKRIVRALSVFRLTTDDIKVKIGVTSSELRDQLFLYIDFPDLDSDFLNATIDTVLNEIMKSVSYQFISLNRDNGQYYLDLEKVTDVDSLIEEKAELLVGNQLDRYYFEVLEKLTDDGSQSYVSGFRIWQHELNWYARKVTRPGYLFFGAPNQRSTAQPERDFYIYMLQPYDLPKFKDENKPDEVFFKLDTKDDLFHVTLRLYAGAREMFATASSATKKLYEDKAAEYLRKLMKWLVVNMPSAYKMTYKGVTKKLADWSLSAPAMPTVREIIDTAADDCLTTWFEEKYKNYPTFRLSSVSITREALLKTYIPETLSQISNPKTKTAKTILDGLVLLDGEKINVNKSGYAKWVMELLSSKGHGQVLNASELLEVLQSQGDWEVKKTKEFQLEPELLSVILAVLVYTGDVVVTINGESYDSMKFSQLIGLKAEGIAEFSHIKKPSDLPLAEMRALFDLFHMSHGLLQPDSQPVGVQTLQTKVQELLAKVVKLQHDLKDKIPTWELPLLSDEDLKKHQNSLQTINHFLQGLQVFDTPAKLKNFKKGIDEIRSQQELIELVDKLIQLREYASQITKKANYLVSAMNHIPITDDWYSKTEVALEDLHHALKEDGDCTTELKVIEQLKEQYITAYYAQHSTSRLGATEENKLNQLKRDGRIDALQTISSISILPAQQLHEWKTKSDELKICWKLQKSELEHSPVCPHCKYRPKDEKYGQQITAKKLEDELEELLEAWTNTLLVNLNDSELKDNIQLLSWDQQQIIEGFIMEKSFGMPVDLRLVQTIKEVLDGIQKVELPLASLLEMAGDGNPLTVEELRLRFEQLLKDQVGSQASSRIRIMLKKE is encoded by the coding sequence ATGAAGTATAGAGATTTAATTCAATTTGAACCAATAAAGTCCGTCGTTGTTTTGAAGGATACAGCTGAAGATCATTTAGCTCAAAGGCTTGTAGATACGTATGTTATCTCCGATCGGATGGCGGAAGTTATTGATGATGTAATTATAGAACAACTTCAATTTCAAAGACCGATAGATCATAAGGGAATTATGGTTGTAGGTAACTATGGTACCGGTAAATCTCACTTAATGAGCGTAATTGCAGCAATTGCAGAATTCGATGGAACGTCCAATTTCATACACAATGAAATTATTGCTGAAAAAGCGGCAAGAGAAATTGAAGGTAAGTTTAAAGTGTTGCGAGTAGAATTTGATGGAATACAGGTTTCCCTAAGTGAAGTTTTATATCAAGAGATGACAAATTATCTTCAAGAAATTGGCGTTGATTACACGATGCCGAATATATCTACATTAATCAGTAATAAAGATGAAATGAAACGAATGATGGCTGCCTTTCATGAGGTTTATCCTGATCATGGTTTTTTGCTTGTTATTGACGAGCTGCTTGACTATTTGCGTACACGTAAAGAGCAAGAGCTGATACTTGACTTAGGCTTCTTACGTGCAATGGGAGAAATATGCCAAACAACACGCTTCCGTTTTATGACTGGAGTGCAGGAGATGCTTTTCGATAATCCTAAATTCCAATTTGTCGCTGCGGAGCTCCGCCGAGTTAAAGAACGTACTGTTCAGGCGATCATAGTTCGAGAGGACATTGAATTCGTGGTTTCCCAGCGGCTGTTGAGGAAGGATGACCGTCAAAAGGCTCTCATTCGCGAGCATTTGCTTAAATTTGCACCGCTATATGATAAGCTCGGGGAGCAAATTGAAAAGCACGCTGCGTTGTTCCCTATACATCCCGCGTATTTATCGGCGTTTGAAAATGTTAGGGTAGTAGAAAAGCGTGTTGCGCTTACAACTATAAGCGAGGAAATTGAGAAGCTTCTTGATAATGATGTTCCGGACAATAACCCAGGAGTTATCTCTTATGATAACTACTGGCTTTATATTCAGGGGGATCGTACTTTACGTACTGATAGAGATGTGCGTGAAGTTTTAGAAAAGTCAGATGTGTTGATGGACCGTATCGAAAACGGTTTTCCTAAAGCGAAGGCCTCGTACAAGCCAATGGCAAAGCGGATTGTTCGGGCGCTCTCAGTATTTAGATTAACTACGGATGATATCAAGGTGAAAATTGGAGTAACTTCATCTGAGTTAAGGGACCAGTTGTTTTTGTACATCGATTTCCCAGATCTAGATTCTGATTTTTTGAATGCCACAATTGATACGGTATTGAACGAAATAATGAAATCTGTGAGTTATCAATTCATTTCATTAAACCGGGATAATGGGCAATATTATCTTGATCTTGAAAAAGTAACGGATGTAGATTCATTAATTGAGGAAAAAGCAGAATTGCTGGTTGGTAATCAGTTGGATCGGTATTATTTTGAGGTACTTGAGAAACTTACAGATGACGGGTCCCAAAGTTATGTTTCAGGATTTCGCATCTGGCAACATGAACTAAACTGGTATGCTCGAAAGGTTACGAGACCAGGGTATTTATTCTTTGGAGCGCCCAATCAACGTTCTACAGCGCAACCTGAACGAGACTTCTACATTTATATGTTGCAACCGTATGACCTGCCTAAATTTAAAGATGAAAATAAACCTGATGAAGTGTTTTTCAAGCTGGATACGAAGGATGATTTGTTCCATGTTACTTTACGGTTATATGCTGGTGCTCGGGAAATGTTCGCAACAGCTTCCAGCGCTACAAAAAAACTTTATGAGGATAAGGCAGCGGAATATTTGCGGAAGTTAATGAAGTGGCTGGTTGTGAATATGCCATCAGCATACAAAATGACTTATAAAGGTGTGACTAAGAAACTTGCTGATTGGAGTCTGTCAGCTCCTGCAATGCCGACGGTGCGGGAAATTATTGACACGGCAGCAGATGATTGTTTAACGACGTGGTTCGAGGAAAAATACAAAAATTACCCAACATTTCGTCTTAGCAGTGTTAGTATAACGAGAGAGGCTCTATTGAAGACATATATCCCTGAGACATTAAGTCAAATCTCTAACCCAAAGACCAAAACAGCAAAAACAATCTTGGATGGTCTTGTTCTACTGGATGGCGAAAAAATAAATGTAAATAAATCAGGTTATGCAAAATGGGTTATGGAGTTACTGAGTAGTAAAGGACATGGACAGGTTCTTAATGCTTCTGAGCTGCTAGAAGTTCTTCAATCACAGGGGGATTGGGAAGTTAAGAAAACCAAAGAGTTTCAATTAGAACCTGAACTCTTAAGTGTAATCTTAGCTGTGCTTGTCTACACTGGTGATGTAGTAGTTACAATTAATGGTGAGTCGTATGACTCTATGAAATTTTCTCAATTAATTGGACTGAAAGCGGAAGGAATTGCTGAGTTTAGTCATATTAAGAAGCCAAGCGATCTGCCGTTAGCTGAAATGAGAGCGTTGTTTGATTTATTCCATATGAGTCACGGCTTACTTCAACCTGATTCTCAGCCGGTTGGAGTCCAGACACTCCAGACTAAAGTGCAGGAGTTATTGGCTAAAGTTGTTAAGCTTCAACATGATCTCAAGGATAAAATACCCACATGGGAACTGCCATTGCTCTCAGACGAAGATTTGAAGAAACATCAAAATAGCTTGCAAACCATTAATCATTTCTTACAAGGTCTCCAGGTATTCGATACTCCCGCTAAATTGAAAAATTTCAAAAAAGGAATCGATGAAATTAGAAGTCAGCAAGAGTTAATAGAGTTAGTTGATAAACTTATTCAATTAAGGGAATATGCTTCTCAGATCACCAAAAAGGCCAATTATCTTGTGAGTGCAATGAATCATATTCCAATTACAGATGATTGGTATTCGAAAACGGAAGTGGCGCTTGAGGATCTACATCATGCACTCAAGGAAGATGGAGACTGTACAACTGAGCTTAAAGTTATAGAACAGTTGAAGGAACAGTATATCACTGCATATTACGCTCAACACTCTACATCTCGGCTGGGCGCGACTGAAGAAAATAAGTTAAATCAACTCAAGCGTGATGGGCGTATTGATGCTTTACAGACAATATCGTCAATTTCAATTTTGCCTGCACAACAGTTGCATGAATGGAAAACCAAATCAGATGAATTAAAAATATGCTGGAAATTGCAAAAGAGCGAGTTGGAGCATTCTCCTGTTTGTCCACATTGCAAATATCGTCCGAAAGATGAGAAATATGGACAACAAATTACGGCAAAAAAACTAGAAGACGAACTAGAGGAGTTACTTGAGGCGTGGACAAATACATTGTTAGTCAATCTTAATGATAGTGAACTGAAAGATAACATCCAATTGCTATCTTGGGATCAACAGCAAATTATAGAAGGTTTTATAATGGAGAAATCTTTTGGAATGCCTGTTGATTTACGCTTAGTCCAAACGATTAAGGAGGTTTTGGATGGTATTCAGAAAGTCGAACTGCCATTGGCTAGTCTATTAGAGATGGCAGGAGACGGGAATCCATTAACAGTTGAAGAGCTTCGCCTTCGATTCGAGCAATTATTGAAAGATCAGGTTGGTAGCCAAGCTTCGAGTCGGATTCGTATTATGTTGAAGAAGGAGTAG
- a CDS encoding DNA methyltransferase, producing MSNNFMQGNLFEMKNKTQTGPVTCLGLNFDNDETRRKYFTEELRKKLPDLKNIAGYPMGEDEAILALSDPPYYTACPNPWINDFIVEWNKEKQEKYGKDKQDYHREPFAADVSEGKNDPIYLAHSYHTKVPFKAVMRYILHYTEPGDIVFDGFSGSGMTGVAGNLCGDASKVNELLDSNGENHYKVGKRNVLLNDLSPVASHISSSFNHITWDVEAIEELELVINEVEKKLGWMYQTNHNNSQVHKGKINYVVFSEVFVCSNCNQEVVFWNEAVDIENGIVKDAFICKHCGSEISKRVLEKLQVKKYDSRSNEVYSQNKMIPVLISYTYQNKRFEKEPDADDIRLLDKIDEYDVGFNYPNNDLIYGDEIGRLKGSFHTKVSHLLSKRNNIVLYEFLKSVDKCDGKIKKIGRFLLTAALSNLSWMYRWRANNKGGTTSGTYYICSTPQENNPFIQLERKLKDFKKITSNGTYNNVVSVQSSTKVCIKDASIDYIFIDPPFGANLMYSELNFLWESWLKVFTNNEDEAIINNNQRKLIDDYKSLMHECFKENYRILKPGRWITVEFSNSKASVWNAIREAIEKAGFVIANVSSLDKKQGSFKAVTTTTAVKQDLVISAYKPHSAIIEQMKNEQNTEESAWTFIKQHLEQLPVFIGKKGNAEIIVERTPRILFDRMVAYHVQNGYLIPISSGDFQSGIEHRFPMRDGMAFLETQVAEYDKKRIAKEFTQMSLFVADENSAIEWLRQQLMKKPQTRQELHPNFMKEIQHIAKHEVLPELDALLEQNFLIYDGIEDVPSQIHTYLSSDYKELRNLAKNDNRLKIKAKDRWYVPDPNKQSDLEKLREKSLLREFEAYREEIINNRKKLKQFRTEAIRVGFKKAWGEKDYHTIVSIGERLPESVLQEDDKLLMYFDNSQIRLGL from the coding sequence ATGAGCAATAATTTTATGCAAGGTAATCTTTTTGAGATGAAAAATAAAACCCAAACAGGTCCTGTGACCTGTTTGGGTTTAAACTTTGATAATGATGAGACACGTCGTAAATATTTCACAGAGGAACTACGCAAAAAACTGCCGGATCTGAAGAATATAGCAGGGTACCCTATGGGGGAAGACGAGGCGATTTTAGCGTTATCCGACCCACCTTACTACACTGCCTGTCCAAATCCCTGGATCAATGATTTTATTGTGGAATGGAATAAAGAAAAGCAAGAAAAATATGGAAAAGATAAGCAGGACTATCATCGAGAACCCTTTGCAGCTGATGTCAGTGAAGGCAAAAATGATCCGATCTATTTAGCTCATAGTTATCATACTAAAGTTCCTTTTAAGGCTGTAATGAGATATATTCTGCACTACACTGAACCTGGTGATATTGTATTTGATGGTTTTAGTGGATCAGGTATGACTGGAGTTGCCGGGAATTTATGTGGGGATGCATCGAAGGTAAACGAACTATTAGACAGTAATGGTGAAAATCATTATAAAGTTGGAAAGCGAAATGTTCTTTTGAATGATTTATCCCCTGTTGCGTCACACATCAGTTCCTCATTTAATCATATCACATGGGATGTAGAAGCAATTGAAGAATTAGAATTAGTAATAAATGAAGTAGAGAAGAAGCTTGGTTGGATGTATCAAACTAATCATAATAATTCTCAGGTTCATAAAGGCAAGATAAATTATGTAGTATTCAGTGAGGTTTTTGTTTGCTCTAATTGTAATCAAGAAGTTGTTTTTTGGAATGAAGCTGTTGATATTGAAAATGGTATTGTAAAGGATGCTTTTATTTGCAAGCATTGTGGAAGTGAAATTTCAAAAAGAGTATTAGAAAAGCTGCAGGTGAAAAAATATGACTCAAGATCAAATGAAGTATATTCCCAAAATAAAATGATCCCAGTTCTGATAAGCTATACTTATCAAAATAAACGATTTGAGAAAGAACCTGATGCCGATGATATTAGATTGTTGGATAAAATTGATGAGTATGATGTGGGTTTTAATTATCCTAATAATGATTTGATATATGGTGATGAAATTGGCAGACTAAAAGGCTCTTTTCACACAAAGGTGTCGCATTTACTCTCTAAGAGAAATAATATTGTTCTTTATGAGTTTTTAAAAAGTGTAGATAAATGTGATGGGAAAATTAAGAAAATAGGACGTTTCCTTTTGACAGCAGCACTTAGCAACTTATCGTGGATGTATAGGTGGCGGGCAAACAATAAGGGAGGAACTACTTCCGGGACATACTATATTTGCTCAACTCCCCAAGAGAACAACCCGTTCATTCAATTAGAACGAAAATTAAAAGATTTTAAAAAAATTACCTCAAATGGTACTTATAATAACGTTGTCAGTGTACAATCGTCCACTAAAGTTTGTATCAAGGATGCATCGATCGATTATATTTTTATAGATCCCCCTTTCGGAGCAAATCTAATGTATTCTGAACTTAACTTTTTATGGGAATCGTGGTTAAAAGTCTTTACCAACAACGAAGATGAAGCAATTATTAACAATAATCAGAGAAAACTAATTGACGACTATAAGTCTTTAATGCACGAGTGTTTCAAAGAAAATTATCGGATTCTAAAACCAGGTCGTTGGATAACAGTTGAGTTTAGCAATTCAAAAGCCAGTGTATGGAATGCGATCCGAGAAGCAATTGAAAAAGCGGGATTCGTAATAGCTAATGTTTCATCATTAGATAAAAAGCAAGGGAGCTTCAAGGCAGTAACAACCACCACTGCTGTCAAACAGGATTTAGTTATTTCCGCATATAAACCCCATAGTGCTATCATTGAGCAAATGAAAAATGAACAGAATACTGAGGAGTCTGCTTGGACTTTTATTAAACAACACTTGGAGCAATTACCCGTTTTTATTGGAAAAAAAGGAAACGCGGAAATAATTGTTGAACGAACGCCTAGAATTTTATTTGATAGAATGGTTGCTTATCATGTGCAAAATGGTTATTTGATACCAATTTCATCAGGGGATTTTCAATCAGGAATAGAGCATCGTTTCCCAATGCGCGATGGCATGGCCTTCTTAGAGACTCAGGTTGCAGAATACGATAAAAAGAGAATTGCAAAAGAGTTTACTCAGATGAGTTTATTTGTCGCTGATGAGAACAGTGCTATTGAGTGGTTACGCCAGCAACTTATGAAGAAGCCACAAACTCGACAAGAGCTTCACCCTAACTTTATGAAAGAAATCCAGCATATTGCTAAACATGAAGTGCTACCGGAATTAGATGCACTGCTCGAACAAAATTTCTTGATCTACGATGGCATAGAAGATGTTCCAAGTCAAATTCACACTTACTTAAGTTCGGATTATAAAGAACTAAGAAATCTTGCCAAAAATGATAATAGATTAAAGATAAAAGCTAAAGATCGTTGGTATGTACCTGACCCGAACAAACAATCCGACTTGGAAAAATTAAGGGAAAAATCATTATTGCGAGAATTTGAAGCATATCGTGAAGAGATTATTAACAACCGCAAAAAACTAAAGCAGTTCCGTACAGAAGCTATTCGGGTAGGTTTTAAAAAAGCTTGGGGCGAAAAAGATTACCATACAATAGTTTCTATTGGTGAACGCCTTCCCGAGAGTGTGCTGCAAGAAGATGACAAATTGCTTATGTACTTCGACAACTCTCAAATTAGACTCGGGTTGTAG
- the pglZ gene encoding BREX-3 system phosphatase PglZ — MNWREKVLGNFQAPFYHITLVSDPDSLLQDEVIISELQKLGIEIVELDDRAMFRYWYEAEYRHMSMSRYLLIKIKSNTMLDVPYDIWIQGHPVSLSKSELFPNLSPSLVRELDSRALDALSLIEDTTSRKSDSETIDFILKRIYKLPYDSVDSTAECLSLCVAQHLLHYAVPEMIIDYLEAVLSTKDYNNPHLDISEFLISSESLFAFIQKEWSSYIESGAPDNHAFSDPTLQNTLAGLFRLGKLTPVFVNNRYLPETLLFGVKLDEKQSLSDSLYEHINRIEELLELEVDRRGWVELCQLYGSAKSISFQIQMSDSIIDRLRNLEQVIEERFMKWLDSHYSALISLTDMHAPVMLHRVAEYVQLQGSVKKAVIVMDGMSFVQWSQIRSELQQFFNFNEKGTYAWIPTLTSVSRQAIFSGQIPRTYYDSIHTTANEEKEWKTCWNRLGVSPLNISYEKSLGQGEYNRTEIKALSKPSIKVAGLVVDIIDKLTHNTIQGQIGMQSQISIWLRKGYLRSLLHDLLEAGFEVYITSDHGNKESVGIGTIREGVLADTKGERVRIYNTEVLRDRAAEKYSSQKWKGSGLPDEFHVLLAKSGEAYVKEGEVVVSHGGASIEEVIVPFVRVKKRME; from the coding sequence ATGAATTGGCGTGAAAAGGTGCTTGGAAATTTTCAAGCACCTTTCTACCACATTACGCTGGTTAGTGATCCCGACTCATTGTTACAAGATGAAGTTATTATTAGTGAATTGCAGAAATTAGGGATAGAAATCGTGGAACTAGATGATCGTGCAATGTTTAGATATTGGTATGAAGCTGAGTATCGACACATGTCAATGAGCAGATATCTATTAATAAAAATAAAATCAAACACAATGTTAGACGTTCCATATGATATATGGATTCAGGGGCATCCAGTTTCATTAAGCAAAAGCGAGTTGTTTCCTAATTTATCTCCTTCACTTGTCAGAGAACTAGATTCGAGGGCATTGGATGCTTTGTCTTTAATTGAAGATACAACAAGCAGGAAATCAGATTCAGAAACTATTGATTTTATTCTGAAACGCATTTACAAATTACCATATGACTCGGTTGATAGTACAGCAGAATGTTTATCACTATGTGTTGCTCAGCACTTGCTTCATTATGCTGTGCCTGAAATGATAATAGACTATCTTGAGGCTGTATTAAGTACTAAAGATTATAATAATCCTCATTTGGATATATCAGAATTTTTGATCTCTTCAGAGTCCCTATTTGCTTTCATTCAGAAGGAATGGAGTTCCTATATTGAAAGTGGAGCTCCAGACAATCATGCATTTAGTGATCCCACTCTTCAAAATACACTTGCTGGGTTATTCCGTCTTGGAAAGTTAACACCTGTCTTTGTTAATAATCGTTATTTACCTGAAACTTTATTGTTTGGTGTGAAGTTAGATGAGAAACAATCGTTAAGTGATTCATTGTATGAGCACATAAATAGAATTGAAGAGTTATTAGAACTAGAAGTTGATCGCCGGGGTTGGGTTGAGCTTTGCCAATTATACGGATCAGCAAAGTCAATTTCGTTTCAAATTCAAATGTCGGATAGCATCATTGACAGATTAAGAAACCTTGAGCAAGTTATAGAAGAGAGATTTATGAAATGGCTAGATTCTCATTATAGTGCACTCATTTCACTGACAGATATGCATGCACCTGTCATGCTTCATAGGGTTGCAGAGTATGTACAACTTCAAGGATCTGTCAAGAAGGCTGTTATTGTGATGGACGGGATGAGCTTTGTACAATGGAGTCAGATTCGATCGGAGCTTCAGCAATTTTTCAACTTTAATGAAAAAGGAACTTATGCTTGGATTCCAACCCTGACTTCAGTATCAAGACAAGCCATTTTTTCAGGTCAAATACCAAGAACCTATTATGATTCAATACACACAACAGCGAATGAAGAAAAAGAGTGGAAAACTTGCTGGAATCGCCTTGGAGTATCCCCGCTTAATATCTCGTACGAGAAATCTCTAGGCCAAGGTGAATATAATAGAACGGAGATAAAGGCACTATCTAAACCGTCAATTAAAGTTGCAGGACTTGTGGTCGATATTATAGACAAGCTGACGCATAACACCATTCAAGGCCAAATAGGCATGCAAAGTCAGATTTCCATTTGGCTAAGAAAGGGTTATTTGCGCTCATTACTTCATGATTTATTAGAAGCTGGATTTGAAGTGTATATAACATCCGATCATGGGAACAAAGAAAGCGTTGGAATCGGGACTATTCGAGAAGGTGTTCTTGCAGATACTAAAGGGGAACGAGTTCGGATATACAATACAGAAGTATTAAGAGATCGAGCTGCTGAAAAATACTCGTCACAAAAGTGGAAAGGAAGTGGATTACCCGATGAATTTCATGTGCTACTGGCGAAATCCGGAGAGGCTTATGTCAAAGAAGGCGAAGTTGTAGTTAGTCATGGCGGCGCAAGCATTGAGGAAGTAATAGTACCTTTCGTACGAGTGAAGAAAAGAATGGAATGA